From a region of the Solirubrobacterales bacterium genome:
- the topA gene encoding type I DNA topoisomerase encodes MSKLVIVESPNKVKSIAGYLGEDYVVDSSVGHIRDLPRGADEVPAAYAGKPWARLGVNIDENFEPIYVVSADKKKQIAKLKSLLKNADELVLATDEDREGEAIAWHLLDELKPKVPVRRIVFNEITKEAVQHAIANPRDVDMHLVDAQETRRILDRLYGYEVSPVLWKKIMSGLSAGRVQSVATRLVVERERVRIAFRVASYWDLEATFDAGEGHDPRAFVAKLVAVDGKRVASGSSFNNAGELTAEGVAHLDGAAASKLAAGLKEQDFSIRSVESKPYSRKPYAPFRTTTLQHEASGKFGFSPARTMQVAQRLYEGGYITYMRTDSVTLSETAVRAARAQVTELYGGEYLPDSPRVYSGQSANAQEAHEAIRPAGENFRTPKEVGLHGDEQRLYELIWKRTVASQMKDAKGNTVSIRIAATAATGEDAEFGASGRTITFHGFLKAYVEESEGDASDDTQTKLPNVDEGDAVTASDLESVGHETKPPARYTEASLIKELEERSIGRPSTYASIVSTIQDRGYVYKKGTALVPAWIAFSATRLMEEHFGRLVNYDFTAELESVLDKVSRGDEQRIDVLQSFWSGEGEGDTGLKNLVEDLGDIDARDLSTFPLGDGVNVRVGRYGPYVEGLPMVKNDKGEEVPTRSNVPEDMPPDELTLEVAKELLLKPAGVERELGKHPDTGLLITARNGRFGPYITEALPEGAKKADKPRTASLFKDMDLDTVTLEDAIKLLSLPRVVGKGADGVEITAQNGRYGPYLKMGTDSRSLETEEQLLTITEEDALKIYAEPKKYGRQAKPPLKSFDKPDPTNEKPIVMKDGRFGPYVTDGETNASLRKGDDVETLTWERAIELLADRRAAGPRKKKAPAKKKKPAAKKKPAAKKTS; translated from the coding sequence GTGTCAAAGCTCGTAATCGTTGAATCACCAAACAAGGTCAAAAGCATCGCCGGGTACCTCGGCGAAGACTACGTGGTGGACTCTTCCGTTGGCCACATCCGCGATCTTCCGCGTGGCGCCGACGAAGTTCCGGCCGCCTACGCAGGCAAGCCCTGGGCTCGCCTCGGCGTCAACATCGACGAGAACTTCGAGCCGATCTACGTCGTCTCCGCGGACAAGAAGAAGCAGATCGCCAAGCTGAAGTCGCTGCTGAAGAACGCGGACGAACTCGTACTCGCAACAGATGAGGACCGTGAGGGCGAGGCGATCGCATGGCACCTGCTCGACGAGCTCAAGCCCAAGGTTCCGGTCCGCCGAATCGTCTTCAACGAGATCACCAAAGAGGCCGTCCAGCACGCGATCGCCAATCCGCGAGATGTCGACATGCACCTCGTCGACGCGCAGGAGACCCGCCGCATCCTCGACCGTCTTTACGGCTACGAGGTCAGCCCGGTGCTCTGGAAGAAGATCATGAGTGGTCTTTCCGCCGGCCGTGTGCAGTCGGTTGCCACCCGCCTGGTCGTCGAGCGCGAGCGCGTTCGGATTGCCTTCCGCGTTGCCTCCTACTGGGATCTCGAAGCCACCTTCGACGCCGGCGAGGGCCACGACCCACGCGCGTTCGTCGCCAAGCTGGTCGCAGTTGACGGCAAACGCGTCGCCAGCGGATCGAGCTTCAACAACGCCGGAGAACTGACTGCCGAAGGCGTCGCGCATCTCGACGGGGCCGCGGCCTCAAAGCTCGCCGCCGGCCTGAAGGAGCAGGACTTCTCGATCCGTTCGGTCGAGAGCAAGCCGTACTCGCGCAAGCCGTACGCGCCTTTCCGCACCACCACCCTGCAGCACGAGGCATCCGGCAAGTTCGGCTTCTCGCCAGCTCGCACAATGCAGGTCGCCCAGCGCCTGTATGAAGGTGGATACATCACTTATATGCGTACCGACTCGGTCACGCTTTCCGAGACCGCTGTGCGCGCCGCGCGCGCGCAGGTCACTGAGCTTTATGGCGGCGAATACCTGCCGGATTCGCCGCGCGTTTACTCCGGCCAGAGCGCCAACGCCCAGGAAGCGCACGAAGCGATCCGCCCGGCCGGCGAGAACTTCCGCACGCCCAAGGAAGTTGGCTTGCACGGCGACGAGCAGCGCCTCTACGAATTGATCTGGAAGCGCACCGTCGCCTCGCAGATGAAGGACGCCAAGGGCAACACCGTCTCGATCCGCATCGCAGCCACCGCGGCCACCGGCGAAGACGCCGAGTTCGGCGCGAGCGGCCGCACGATCACCTTCCACGGTTTCCTCAAGGCCTATGTCGAAGAGTCCGAGGGCGACGCCAGCGACGACACGCAGACCAAGCTCCCGAACGTCGACGAGGGCGACGCCGTCACAGCTTCAGATCTCGAATCGGTCGGCCACGAGACCAAGCCGCCCGCCCGCTACACCGAGGCCTCCCTGATCAAGGAGCTTGAAGAGCGCTCGATCGGTCGTCCCTCCACTTACGCCTCGATCGTCTCGACGATCCAGGACCGGGGCTACGTCTACAAGAAGGGCACGGCGCTCGTTCCCGCGTGGATCGCGTTCTCCGCGACGCGTCTGATGGAAGAGCACTTCGGGCGCCTGGTCAACTACGACTTCACGGCCGAGCTCGAGAGCGTGCTCGACAAGGTCTCGCGCGGCGACGAGCAGCGCATCGACGTCCTCCAAAGCTTTTGGTCTGGCGAGGGCGAAGGCGACACTGGCCTGAAGAACTTGGTCGAGGACCTCGGCGACATTGACGCCCGAGACCTTTCAACCTTCCCGCTCGGCGATGGTGTCAACGTGCGCGTTGGCCGTTACGGCCCGTATGTCGAGGGCCTGCCGATGGTCAAGAACGACAAGGGCGAAGAAGTCCCGACGCGTTCGAACGTGCCCGAGGACATGCCGCCCGACGAGCTGACTCTGGAAGTGGCGAAGGAATTGCTTCTGAAGCCGGCCGGCGTCGAGCGCGAGCTTGGCAAGCACCCCGACACTGGCCTTCTGATCACCGCCCGCAACGGCCGCTTTGGCCCGTACATCACCGAGGCGCTGCCCGAGGGCGCGAAAAAGGCAGACAAGCCGCGCACCGCAAGCCTTTTCAAGGACATGGACCTCGACACCGTCACGCTCGAAGATGCGATCAAGCTCCTGAGCCTGCCCCGCGTCGTCGGCAAGGGCGCGGATGGCGTGGAAATCACCGCTCAGAACGGCCGCTATGGCCCGTACCTGAAGATGGGCACGGACTCACGTTCGCTCGAGACCGAGGAACAGTTGCTCACGATCACCGAGGAAGACGCGCTGAAGATCTACGCCGAGCCCAAGAAGTATGGGCGTCAGGCCAAGCCACCTCTGAAGTCCTTTGACAAACCCGATCCCACAAACGAGAAGCCGATCGTGATGAAGGACGGGCGCTTCGGCCCTTACGTCACCGACGGCGAGACCAACGCGTCGCTGCGCAAGGGCGACGACGTTGAGACCCTCACCTGGGAACGGGCGATCGAGTTGTTGGCAGATCGCCGAGCAGCTGGCCCGCGCAAGAAGAAGGCGCCGGCCAAGAAGAAGAAGCCGGCGGCAAAGAAGAAGCCCGCCGCCAAGAAGACTTCCTAG
- a CDS encoding sterol desaturase family protein, producing the protein MSHAHAHPNEHATSVPADYNDRLTSERDDLKSLGNCYREFMHHFSGQAVAAAIVIVGASRVAVGDFTWRDVATLVIVLAIQPFVEWFIHTYLLHLKPFEIAGKKIDLYTAKAHRRHHKAPSVIDQTLLHPQEILGSMFLIAITSAPLIALVVALPTGGALLPVYLSSLLWNYVGLYRYEWSHFLIHTPYIPKTRFFRSIWRSHRLHHFKHEDYWMGVTSNFGDRVLKTFPDQKDVPKSPTARTLGVETLAYDKKKAKAS; encoded by the coding sequence ATGTCCCACGCCCACGCACACCCGAACGAGCACGCCACCAGCGTCCCGGCCGATTACAACGATCGTCTCACCAGCGAGCGCGACGACCTCAAGTCACTCGGCAATTGCTACCGCGAGTTCATGCATCACTTCAGCGGACAGGCAGTTGCAGCCGCGATTGTGATCGTCGGCGCGTCGCGCGTCGCAGTTGGCGACTTCACCTGGCGCGACGTCGCGACCCTCGTGATCGTCCTCGCGATCCAGCCCTTCGTCGAATGGTTCATCCACACCTACCTGCTGCACCTCAAGCCATTCGAGATCGCCGGCAAGAAGATCGACCTCTACACGGCCAAAGCGCACCGTCGCCATCACAAAGCACCGTCGGTGATCGACCAAACGCTCCTTCACCCACAAGAGATTCTCGGCTCGATGTTCCTGATCGCGATCACGTCAGCACCGCTGATCGCGCTCGTAGTCGCGCTCCCGACAGGCGGCGCGCTGCTCCCCGTCTACCTCTCGTCACTGCTCTGGAACTACGTCGGTCTCTACCGCTACGAGTGGAGCCACTTCTTGATCCATACGCCGTACATCCCGAAGACGCGCTTCTTCCGCAGCATCTGGCGTTCGCACCGCCTGCACCACTTCAAGCACGAGGACTACTGGATGGGCGTGACCAGCAACTTCGGCGACCGCGTCCTCAAGACGTTCCCGGACCAGAAGGACGTCCCCAAGTCACCGACGGCACGCACGCTCGGAGTCGAAACGCTCGCATACGACAAGAAAAAGGCGAAGGCGAGCTAG
- the rplL gene encoding 50S ribosomal protein L7/L12, translating into MATSTADWIDELKGISVLELSERIKALEEEFGVSATAVAAAAPAGGGGGGEAAEEESSTVDVILTGGGDKKIQVIKVVRAATGLGLKEAKAIVDDAPQAVKEGIERDEADKLKAEIEEAGGTVEFK; encoded by the coding sequence ATGGCAACATCAACAGCAGATTGGATCGACGAGCTCAAGGGCATCTCCGTGCTCGAGCTTTCCGAGCGCATCAAGGCCCTCGAAGAAGAGTTCGGCGTCTCGGCGACCGCAGTGGCAGCAGCCGCTCCGGCCGGCGGTGGCGGCGGAGGCGAGGCAGCTGAGGAAGAGTCCTCAACCGTCGACGTCATCCTCACCGGTGGTGGCGACAAGAAGATCCAGGTCATCAAGGTTGTCCGCGCGGCAACCGGCCTGGGCCTCAAAGAAGCCAAGGCAATCGTCGACGACGCACCGCAGGCCGTCAAGGAAGGCATTGAGCGCGACGAAGCCGACAAGCTCAAGGCTGAGATCGAAGAAGCTGGCGGAACCGTCGAGTTCAAGTAA
- a CDS encoding FadR family transcriptional regulator, with protein MPLREAKSQSLADNVFRQIASQILDGTYPVGSNLAPERQLAEDYGVNRHVIREATKRAEQVGLVKSRQGGGTTVQDFEHTAGLDALALLAEYAAEDLAGARLWRAGFEMRAAIGTDLARLCTLRASDHIKADLVATAHELKAAPKDASIVALDLRFWERMLDGADNIAYRLAYNSLIRSAAQAPELQLGWTIKELESSDFRISIAEAIAAGDSAAAEAAARTSLRGAIAAIDAAIAHLEQQNDSIKETA; from the coding sequence ATGCCGCTGCGCGAAGCAAAATCCCAGTCGCTCGCCGACAACGTCTTCCGGCAGATCGCGTCCCAGATCCTCGACGGCACCTACCCGGTCGGCAGCAACCTCGCGCCCGAGCGCCAGCTCGCCGAGGACTACGGCGTCAACCGCCACGTGATCCGCGAGGCGACCAAGCGTGCTGAACAGGTCGGACTTGTCAAATCCCGACAGGGCGGGGGCACCACCGTCCAGGACTTCGAACACACGGCGGGCCTCGATGCCCTTGCACTCCTCGCCGAGTACGCAGCCGAGGACCTCGCCGGCGCACGTCTGTGGCGAGCCGGCTTTGAAATGCGCGCCGCGATCGGCACGGACCTCGCCCGACTCTGCACGCTCCGCGCATCCGACCACATAAAAGCCGACCTCGTCGCGACCGCACACGAGCTCAAGGCCGCCCCCAAAGACGCCAGCATCGTCGCCCTAGACCTCCGCTTCTGGGAGCGCATGCTCGACGGCGCCGACAACATCGCGTACCGCCTCGCCTACAACAGCCTCATCCGCAGCGCAGCCCAAGCGCCCGAACTTCAGCTCGGTTGGACGATCAAAGAGCTCGAGTCCTCCGACTTCCGTATCTCGATCGCCGAGGCGATCGCGGCCGGGGACTCAGCAGCTGCCGAAGCTGCTGCGCGCACATCACTGCGTGGAGCGATCGCCGCGATCGACGCGGCGATCGCGCATCTTGAACAACAGAACGACTCCATCAAGGAAACCGCCTGA
- a CDS encoding 50S ribosomal protein L10, producing the protein MNRDQKAAFIDDVAGRVSESEAIFAVDYRGITVSQVAELRGKLGEADASFQVVKNTLTSLALDKANAPGGVDLKEFLNGPTAFTYVRGDIAMAAKAIADFKKEYELLEFKGGVMEGQIISTDQFAALTKLPSRDVLNGQLVGMLASPIIGVVRGLNGLLGGLAIQLGAIRDQGLVSGEAPAPAPAAEEAPAEEAPEADGDEEAPAAEAEEDAPADEEAGE; encoded by the coding sequence GTGAACAGAGATCAGAAAGCCGCATTCATTGACGACGTCGCAGGACGCGTTTCTGAGTCCGAGGCGATTTTCGCCGTGGACTATCGCGGAATCACCGTGTCTCAGGTTGCGGAATTGCGTGGCAAGCTCGGTGAGGCCGACGCGAGTTTTCAGGTTGTCAAGAACACGCTGACCTCGCTCGCCTTGGACAAGGCCAACGCCCCGGGCGGCGTCGACCTCAAAGAGTTCCTCAACGGGCCGACCGCTTTCACCTACGTCCGTGGCGACATCGCCATGGCCGCCAAGGCGATCGCGGACTTCAAGAAGGAGTACGAGCTGCTCGAGTTCAAGGGCGGCGTCATGGAGGGTCAGATCATTTCGACTGACCAGTTCGCGGCGCTGACCAAGCTCCCGAGTCGCGATGTCCTCAATGGTCAGCTGGTCGGCATGCTCGCATCGCCGATCATCGGTGTTGTGCGAGGCCTCAACGGCCTTCTGGGTGGCCTCGCGATCCAGCTTGGCGCGATCCGCGACCAGGGTCTTGTCAGCGGAGAGGCGCCTGCGCCTGCGCCTGCTGCTGAAGAGGCTCCGGCCGAAGAAGCCCCCGAAGCTGATGGCGACGAAGAAGCTCCGGCCGCTGAGGCTGAAGAAGACGCACCCGCAGACGAAGAGGCCGGCGAATAG